Genomic window (Gasterosteus aculeatus chromosome 13, fGasAcu3.hap1.1, whole genome shotgun sequence):
TACAGCTCGAGCCGTTGCTCAGCCCAAGAGTGCCCGCCCATCAGTGCCTATCTCCAACGCCACCAAGCGCAGCTTCCTGTCCAGCCCCGGTTCGGCCGATAACCTGAGCAGCCCTGAAGTCTGCAACAGGTACTTCCTGCACCCCGAAGACTCTGACCCCCTGTAAGTCTTCTCACGCAATTTGCGTTGTTTCGTCTCGTCGTGATCCCGTCTCCTAACCAGTAACCGTAGCCCTAGAAGGACGGGTAGATATGCAGCGTTGTCTGACCTTTGTGCTCCTGTGCCTCACACCCTTAACCTTCTTTTCACCACACCAAAAAAAGAGGAGATTATTGCATTTTGTCTGAGTTTGCATTGTAAGCGCTTGTGTGAAAGTTCGGCTTGCAACCTTAAAGCTGGGGTGAAGAACCATtggcaccacccccccctcccggcaCTGGATAGGTAACCATACAGGCGACACTACTGATGGAGCAGCAGCCGGCAGAATGCTGGAAGCTTTTGTGGCAGCTTTTCAGAAGCAAAGAAAAGCTTCTGAACTTGATGTAACCAGATAATAAGAAACTCAACCGTgggtcaaacaaaaaaaaaaagaaatacaaaaatcgACACTTGGAAAGATTACCACTAGTGCCCAAGCAGGTGGGGTGAACTCCCCTTTTAGGCATGCCTGCCCCAGCGTGGGACATTTATGGAAGAAACCAGGCACCACAGCTGTACCTGGCGGGGCTCTGCTTAATCAGCCTTAACTGTGTGAAGTCTCACTCTCCAGCTTTAAAGGATCCTAAACTGTCAGCTGGGATTTCTTTCATGCTACTTTGTCTGTTGCTTGTTGAAGTATTTGCCTTTTCTCTGTATTGACAAATCGTCAATAGTGTTTGAAAGACGGTTATTATATATTCTGTTCTTTTTTCGGCTTTTAGTAAAGGCGGCCCAACCTTCAGTCCCTCCCACCCGCTCCTGCCCCTCAGACAGAGGCAACAAAAGCAGCAGGGAGAAGATGGTGCAGGTGGGGACAACGGATGAATATGAGTGTGACCCGCAGCTGTTTGTAATCGTTTTTACATTTGTTgcttttgtgtctgtttctggTAAGGTCTCAGAAACCGCTCCAACTCCCTGACTCAGATGGACGGCCCGCCCCGAGCTTCTGTGGTTGCGTGGCCCGACAAGAGGCAGAGGTACATCCAGTAGCTCAATGTAAAACCTCTAATGAGAAacacatttagatttaaaatgACTTATTTCCATTTGGCAGTCCATGCGCCACTCTGAAGGTGAGAAGATGACACCTTTTGTAAAGCTCAGTGGGCCGTGTAGTAAATCTgctgataaatatttaaatggtAATTGATGCAAATGTACTTCGATTAgaggttcacttcctgtccagcTTTAGCATCTACAATATAATTTATACGGCAAATATATTGGCTGTTTATAAATGTTTGTACAGCTGCAATGGTTTGCAGATGTTTAAAGAAGAATACAATCATATTTCTCCTTCACAACTGATCTGCAAGTACTGTTCAGGAGTCCGCTGTTTGAAAATCAAAAGCAGCATTAAAATTGCAATTGATGCCTCTCTAATAAAAAGCATTGAGCATGACAATAGAAGTAGTTTAATTAAACGTATGTGGCATATATTGTAAGCTGTATATCATGCTCATATTTCTCATTATCTCCTCCTGCAGACCAGTGTCCACGCTGAACCCCTACATGTTCCATTCGGTCGCAGACAGCGATGCAGACGTGGCCTCTGGGGACAGTGTGAGTCTTGCTCGCTCCATAAGTAAGGACAGCCTGGCGTCCAACGTCGTCACGCCCAAACACCAGACGTCTGTCCACCAGTCTGCGCAGACGGCCACGCGCAGACTCAACGGCCACACCCTCCTGGGGAACGTCCACATGGAGGATGGGGAAGAGACTCTGGCTGCAGTCGCGAGGGCCGATTCTCCCGGCACCCCCAAACGGGTCGACGGGACGCGAGCAACTGCCACGGCGGGACCCAAACCATCCACGGAGTCCAAGCCGGCACCCGATAGCTTTTACCTAGAACCGCTGATGCCTTCTGTGATCAAAACGGCGAAAGAGAAGTCTGTATGTCTAAACAAGCAGGAGGAGAGTGGTGAGGGGCCCCACGTTTCGGGAAGGGGCTCCCTACGCCGAGGAGACGGGTCTACGTCGGCCGTTCGTAGGAAAGCCCCCTGCGGCTTGAACCAAACCTTCCCCCCTCCCGGTGAGCTGTTTGACTCGTCGGGGGAGCCTCCAAACGATCAGGGGGATTTCTGCCCCCTCGTTTCCAGCAGTGTGGTCCCCTCGTCCAGAGAACCACCTGAGGGCTTCTACCTTCGCTTGGATTCTGAAGAACCAAAGCCCGCCCAGTGCCTGGACGCTGAGCTGGAAGacctggacgaggaggaggaggatctggATGAAGCTCTCACCACTAAAGACCCCAACTGGTCCAGGAAAGCTCCtaatgatgaagaagaagaatcggCCAAACTCCAAGAGGACATGAATGTGAAAGAGCACGAGGACAAAGACCTGAACGGTGGCAGCGGTCGCTCCAGCCCGTGTCTCAGCGGCCACTCCCAGGCCAGCGGCAGCGTGCGCATGACCTCCTTCGCCGAGCGCAAGGCCCAGCAACAGCGCTTCGGCAGCAACCATGACCTGCGCTCCAGTGCCTCCAGCTCCCAGCGGACGACTCCGGATGGATCGGAGAGCAGCGGGCCCCTGGCTTCCTCCTGGAGGCTCAAACGGGACCAGAGCCCCTCGTCCCCCTCGGGTGGGTGCATCCGCGATGGCGGTTCCAACGTACTGGCTTCTGAAATCGTCCAGCTCCGCatgcagctggaggagaagcggCGTGCCATCGAGcaccagaaaaagaaaatggaggtGCTGTCGGCGCGGCAGCGGCAGAAGCTGGGGAAGGCGGCGTTCCTGCACATCGTGAAGAAGGGCGGCGGCGGCAAAAGCGACACGTTGCCCAACCCGCTCCGAGCGGACGTCTCCAGGGGGGAGCTCGGTGCGGAGAGAGCACCCTCAAGTAAAGACGACACGTGCGTCGGCGCCCTCAGGGGGGATAAGGCTGCGACGGGAGCCGCCTCGCCAGCTGCCTTAGACACAGAAAAGAAGGAGCCCAGCGGGAGCTTCCACGTGGAAGAAGAGTTGGACCTGAACGAGTGCAGCCGCTCCATCGATCTGCTGAACGACGCCATCGGCAGCATCCAGCAGCAGATGATGCAGCTGTCCATGCAGCAGGACATGCTGATGAAACAGAATGTACAGTCCCCGTCCGGCCCGGCCCCGTCCGGCCCGCCTGCGGCTCCGCCGGTCACCGCCGACAAAAACGGCGAGCCGAAGGGAAAGGCCGGCTTTCACTTCGTGGAGCACATCTCCGGCGGCGGGAGCGTCACGCCCACCAGGAAGCCCCCCAGGCTGAGCTCAGGCCGGGGACCCCGATCCAAACCGTCGGAGCTGAAGATCGCCAAGGAGCAGGGCCGCCAGGCCTCCCGGGCCCTCACCCCGACCAAGAGCGGGGCGGAGACATTGTCACACCTAAAGCAGTCGGCCGGGGGCAGGTCCCCCAGGGCCGAGCAGCCCGGCAGCCCCAGGAACCCCCCCGCAGGAGACGCCGTCGACCGGCCGGGCGCCGGCCACGCCCGGAGCGCCAACTTCCGCCTTCACGACGAGGCAAACATTCGCCTGCCGACCCGCGTGGACCCAAAGGCCGCCGTTTCCCCGGACGCGTTCTTTGACGAGTGCCTGTCCAGCTCCCCGAGAGGGTCCGACCTCAACTCGTCAAACGCCTCAGGAAAGGAGAACGTCCCCTCAGACGAGCTGCAGCGCAGCAGAGCCACGCTGATCGAGGTCGACCTGTCCGTGCTGAAAGCGCCCGAGGACGGGGAAGATGGCGAGGACTCGGCGGACGGTGATGGAGAGCAGAAGTCAGTCATGGGCTTCTTCTTCAAGGTAATTCCTTCATATGGAAAtggatgtatttattttttgttgcagtGGGAATGTGTGAATTGCGCTGGTCGAATTGACCCAACAACACATTGGGtttcttggttttttttttgtaggatGAACAGAAGGCGGAGGATGAGCTCGCTAAGAAGAGGGCGGCGTTCTtgctgaagcagcagaagaaagcGGAGGAGGCTCGACTCCGAAAGCAACAACTAGAATCCGAATCGGAGCAGAAGCGGGACGAAGTCAGGTAACTTGTCCACATTAGCAGAGGATTTAGATTTAGTTTGtcccaaagaaataaaaaaagatgctgACACAGTCGTTTGGATTCCAAACCAGACGGAAGGCCGAGGAGGACCGCCTGCGTAAAGAAGATGAGAAGACGCGGCGGGAGCTGATAAAGCAGGACTATCTGCggaggaagcagcaggagaTGTTGGAGGAACAAGGCCTCGTGaagcccaaaacccccaaacccAAGCAGAAGCACCGGCCCAAGTCCGTCTTCAGAGAGGAGTCTTTGGGCGACAATTTCTCCAAGTCCTCTCCTCCCACACGTAAGATGGTTACGTCGTCTGTTTGTTCATTCGCTTCCTCCCAACTGAGCTTTGGGGCAATAGTGTTCTACGGCGATCGTGCCACATCGAGTCACTTCTTTAAACAGAAAATCCTTAATGAATAGAAATTCCAAAATAAAATGCTGCTGAGCAAAAAGAGACCAACGAGATGGAGCTTTCAGTTTTTCTGTTGCTCAGAAACGACAAACTAACAAACTCTGTTTGACGCAGCCGACAACCTGAGCAACGCCCAGTCGGGCTCCAACCTGTCGCTGGCCTCCGCCGCGACCAACGAGGCCGACAGCGTCAACTCCGGAGGGGGCGGCTCTCAGCGGTAAGCCGCTCGCTAGTCGGGTCAAATTCCGCGTGGTGTGTTTTTCTTAATGTTTGCGATAGTTCCGGTATATTCTGTTTACcccatgcgccccccccccccttcaccccacCTCCCACTGTGTCTTCCAGCTGCGACTCGGTGGAGTCGTTCCCCGGCAGTCGTAACAACAGTCGAACCGCAGAAAGGGACTGGGACAACGGCTCCACCGcgtcctccatcacctccatggCCGAATACACCGGTGAGCGCCGTGCGAGGATTGAAGTCTGAGTTTGTTGTTACATTTATTGATCAGGGAAGAAAGTGGACAATTGTTGCATGCTGAGGAAACTATTGCATGAGATCTAATgggcttttctcctttttttttttaggtcccaaactttttaaagagcccagcGCCAAGTCGAATAAGCCGATCATCCACAATGCGATCTCCCACTGCTGCTTGGCGGGCAAAGTCAACGAGCCTCAGAAGAACCAGATCCTAGAGGTCAGTCCTCCGATATACCTGGAAACATGTGGCAGTGACCTTTGATTTGAATACAGTCTAAAGGGGATTTAAGCAAGTCATGAACTCGACAAGGTTCCTTACTGTTCCTGATATACGTCCCAGTGAGGTGACCCATACGACTTCTTACTGTCCTTAAACATGACGTTTTGACAACACAGCAGGAGACATCTTTGTGTCCATCTTTGTGATCCCAATGTGGGATACACTTTTCCGCTCGAGACGTAACACGGGTCTGGGCAAGCTGTGGGTTTAATTTAAGAAATAGCCCATTAAACAGTTTCAGTTAATCCCAAAGTGTCTCAATCATTTTCATTACTTCAGCATTCTATCATATGAATTCTCATTATTGTCCCTCGCCCCTCTAGGAGTTGGAGAAGTGCGAGTCCAACCACCTGATGATCCTGTTTCGCGACGGCGGCTGCCAGTTCCGGGCGCT
Coding sequences:
- the camsap1b gene encoding calmodulin-regulated spectrin-associated protein 1-B isoform X4 — encoded protein: MEVDLCAGGASTRRKVDLAAAAEGPMDVVPLEMYDSARAKIAANLRWLFAKAYGIDHIPEDLRDPFYTDQYDQEHIKPPVIHLLLSCELYCRVCALILKTEQAASLQSHLSVIQSLSRKGIYVVESDDTPVTDEDLACAPIKMSAHMPMIDALMMAYTVEMISIEKVVASVKRFSTFSASKELPFDLEDAMVFWINKVNTKMRELTEREHKVKHHPLESPSHQKVRYRREHTSGRQLPFFPLLENLMRDVCDGAALLTVVNYYCPDLMKLEDICLKEVPSIADSLYNIHLLKEFANVYLNKSFYLTIEDMLYSPLVLKHNVMVFIAELFWWFETVKPEFVQPRDLQEFKDARAVAQPKSARPSVPISNATKRSFLSSPGSADNLSSPEVCNRYFLHPEDSDPLKGGPTFSPSHPLLPLRQRQQKQQGEDGAGLRNRSNSLTQMDGPPRASVVAWPDKRQRPVSTLNPYMFHSVADSDADVASGDSVSLARSISKDSLASNVVTPKHQTSVHQSAQTATRRLNGHTLLGNVHMEDGEETLAAVARADSPGTPKRVDGTRATATAGPKPSTESKPAPDSFYLEPLMPSVIKTAKEKSVCLNKQEESGEGPHVSGRGSLRRGDGSTSAVRRKAPCGLNQTFPPPGELFDSSGEPPNDQGDFCPLVSSSVVPSSREPPEGFYLRLDSEEPKPAQCLDAELEDLDEEEEDLDEALTTKDPNWSRKAPNDEEEESAKLQEDMNVKEHEDKDLNGGSGRSSPCLSGHSQASGSVRMTSFAERKAQQQRFGSNHDLRSSASSSQRTTPDGSESSGPLASSWRLKRDQSPSSPSGGCIRDGGSNVLASEIVQLRMQLEEKRRAIEHQKKKMEVLSARQRQKLGKAAFLHIVKKGGGGKSDTLPNPLRADVSRGELGAERAPSSKDDTCVGALRGDKAATGAASPAALDTEKKEPSGSFHVEEELDLNECSRSIDLLNDAIGSIQQQMMQLSMQQDMLMKQNVQSPSGPAPSGPPAAPPVTADKNGEPKGKAGFHFVEHISGGGSVTPTRKPPRLSSGRGPRSKPSELKIAKEQGRQASRALTPTKSGAETLSHLKQSAGGRSPRAEQPGSPRNPPAGDAVDRPGAGHARSANFRLHDEANIRLPTRVDPKAAVSPDAFFDECLSSSPRGSDLNSSNASGKENVPSDELQRSRATLIEVDLSVLKAPEDGEDGEDSADGDGEQKSVMGFFFKDEQKAEDELAKKRAAFLLKQQKKAEEARLRKQQLESESEQKRDEVRRKAEEDRLRKEDEKTRRELIKQDYLRRKQQEMLEEQGLVKPKTPKPKQKHRPKSVFREESLGDNFSKSSPPTPDNLSNAQSGSNLSLASAATNEADSVNSGGGGSQRCDSVESFPGSRNNSRTAERDWDNGSTASSITSMAEYTGPKLFKEPSAKSNKPIIHNAISHCCLAGKVNEPQKNQILEELEKCESNHLMILFRDGGCQFRALYSYFPDTEEIHKLTGTGPRSISKKMIDKLYKYSSDRKQFTVIPAKTVSVSVDAVTIHNHLWQAKRGGVPKKSGK
- the camsap1b gene encoding calmodulin-regulated spectrin-associated protein 1-B isoform X3; this translates as MEVDLCAGGASTRRKVDLAAAAEGPMDVVPLEMYDSARAKIAANLRWLFAKAYGIDHIPEDLRDPFYTDQYDQEHIKPPVIHLLLSCELYCRVCALILKTEQAASLQSHLSVIQSLSRKGIYVVESDDTPVTDEDLACAPIKMSAHMPMIDALMMAYTVEMISIEKVVASVKRFSTFSASKELPFDLEDAMVFWINKVNTKMRELTEREHKVKHHPLESPSHQKSPSKWYWKLVPVRYRREHTSGRQLPFFPLLENLMRDVCDGAALLTVVNYYCPDLMKLEDICLKEVPSIADSLYNIHLLKEFANVYLNKSFYLTIEDMLYSPLVLKHNVMVFIAELFWWFETVKPEFVQPRDLQEFKDARAVAQPKSARPSVPISNATKRSFLSSPGSADNLSSPEVCNRYFLHPEDSDPLKGGPTFSPSHPLLPLRQRQQKQQGEDGAGLRNRSNSLTQMDGPPRASVVAWPDKRQRPVSTLNPYMFHSVADSDADVASGDSVSLARSISKDSLASNVVTPKHQTSVHQSAQTATRRLNGHTLLGNVHMEDGEETLAAVARADSPGTPKRVDGTRATATAGPKPSTESKPAPDSFYLEPLMPSVIKTAKEKSVCLNKQEESGEGPHVSGRGSLRRGDGSTSAVRRKAPCGLNQTFPPPGELFDSSGEPPNDQGDFCPLVSSSVVPSSREPPEGFYLRLDSEEPKPAQCLDAELEDLDEEEEDLDEALTTKDPNWSRKAPNDEEEESAKLQEDMNVKEHEDKDLNGGSGRSSPCLSGHSQASGSVRMTSFAERKAQQQRFGSNHDLRSSASSSQRTTPDGSESSGPLASSWRLKRDQSPSSPSGGCIRDGGSNVLASEIVQLRMQLEEKRRAIEHQKKKMEVLSARQRQKLGKAAFLHIVKKGGGGKSDTLPNPLRADVSRGELGAERAPSSKDDTCVGALRGDKAATGAASPAALDTEKKEPSGSFHVEEELDLNECSRSIDLLNDAIGSIQQQMMQLSMQQDMLMKQNVQSPSGPAPSGPPAAPPVTADKNGEPKGKAGFHFVEHISGGGSVTPTRKPPRLSSGRGPRSKPSELKIAKEQGRQASRALTPTKSGAETLSHLKQSAGGRSPRAEQPGSPRNPPAGDAVDRPGAGHARSANFRLHDEANIRLPTRVDPKAAVSPDAFFDECLSSSPRGSDLNSSNASGKENVPSDELQRSRATLIEVDLSVLKAPEDGEDGEDSADGDGEQKSVMGFFFKDEQKAEDELAKKRAAFLLKQQKKAEEARLRKQQLESESEQKRDEVRRKAEEDRLRKEDEKTRRELIKQDYLRRKQQEMLEEQGLVKPKTPKPKQKHRPKSVFREESLGDNFSKSSPPTPDNLSNAQSGSNLSLASAATNEADSVNSGGGGSQRCDSVESFPGSRNNSRTAERDWDNGSTASSITSMAEYTGPKLFKEPSAKSNKPIIHNAISHCCLAGKVNEPQKNQILEELEKCESNHLMILFRDGGCQFRALYSYFPDTEEIHKLTGTGPRSISKKMIDKLYKYSSDRKQFTVIPAKTVSVSVDAVTIHNHLWQAKRGGVPKKSGK
- the camsap1b gene encoding calmodulin-regulated spectrin-associated protein 1-B isoform X2 — its product is MEVDLCAGGASTRRKVDLAAAAEGPMDVVPLEMYDSARAKIAANLRWLFAKAYGIDHIPEDLRDPFYTDQYDQEHIKPPVIHLLLSCELYCRVCALILKTEQAASLQSHLSVIQSLSRKGIYVVESDDTPVTDEDLACAPIKMSAHMPMIDALMMAYTVEMISIEKVVASVKRFSTFSASKELPFDLEDAMVFWINKVNTKMRELTEREHKVKHHPLESPSHQKSPSKWYWKLVPPDVVHELAHCMLEPGELLEAVRYRREHTSGRQLPFFPLLENLMRDVCDGAALLTVVNYYCPDLMKLEDICLKEVPSIADSLYNIHLLKEFANVYLNKSFYLTIEDMLYSPLVLKHNVMVFIAELFWWFETVKPEFVQPRDLQEFKDARAVAQPKSARPSVPISNATKRSFLSSPGSADNLSSPEVCNSKGGPTFSPSHPLLPLRQRQQKQQGEDGAGLRNRSNSLTQMDGPPRASVVAWPDKRQRPVSTLNPYMFHSVADSDADVASGDSVSLARSISKDSLASNVVTPKHQTSVHQSAQTATRRLNGHTLLGNVHMEDGEETLAAVARADSPGTPKRVDGTRATATAGPKPSTESKPAPDSFYLEPLMPSVIKTAKEKSVCLNKQEESGEGPHVSGRGSLRRGDGSTSAVRRKAPCGLNQTFPPPGELFDSSGEPPNDQGDFCPLVSSSVVPSSREPPEGFYLRLDSEEPKPAQCLDAELEDLDEEEEDLDEALTTKDPNWSRKAPNDEEEESAKLQEDMNVKEHEDKDLNGGSGRSSPCLSGHSQASGSVRMTSFAERKAQQQRFGSNHDLRSSASSSQRTTPDGSESSGPLASSWRLKRDQSPSSPSGGCIRDGGSNVLASEIVQLRMQLEEKRRAIEHQKKKMEVLSARQRQKLGKAAFLHIVKKGGGGKSDTLPNPLRADVSRGELGAERAPSSKDDTCVGALRGDKAATGAASPAALDTEKKEPSGSFHVEEELDLNECSRSIDLLNDAIGSIQQQMMQLSMQQDMLMKQNVQSPSGPAPSGPPAAPPVTADKNGEPKGKAGFHFVEHISGGGSVTPTRKPPRLSSGRGPRSKPSELKIAKEQGRQASRALTPTKSGAETLSHLKQSAGGRSPRAEQPGSPRNPPAGDAVDRPGAGHARSANFRLHDEANIRLPTRVDPKAAVSPDAFFDECLSSSPRGSDLNSSNASGKENVPSDELQRSRATLIEVDLSVLKAPEDGEDGEDSADGDGEQKSVMGFFFKDEQKAEDELAKKRAAFLLKQQKKAEEARLRKQQLESESEQKRDEVRRKAEEDRLRKEDEKTRRELIKQDYLRRKQQEMLEEQGLVKPKTPKPKQKHRPKSVFREESLGDNFSKSSPPTPDNLSNAQSGSNLSLASAATNEADSVNSGGGGSQRCDSVESFPGSRNNSRTAERDWDNGSTASSITSMAEYTGPKLFKEPSAKSNKPIIHNAISHCCLAGKVNEPQKNQILEELEKCESNHLMILFRDGGCQFRALYSYFPDTEEIHKLTGTGPRSISKKMIDKLYKYSSDRKQFTVIPAKTVSVSVDAVTIHNHLWQAKRGGVPKKSGK
- the camsap1b gene encoding calmodulin-regulated spectrin-associated protein 1-B isoform X5 → MEVDLCAGGASTRRKVDLAAAAEGPMDVVPLEMYDSARAKIAANLRWLFAKAYGIDHIPEDLRDPFYTDQYDQEHIKPPVIHLLLSCELYCRVCALILKTEQAASLQSHLSVIQSLSRKGIYVVESDDTPVTDEDLACAPIKMSAHMPMIDALMMAYTVEMISIEKVVASVKRFSTFSASKELPFDLEDAMVFWINKVNTKMRELTEREHKVKHHPLESPSHQKSPSKWYWKLVPVRYRREHTSGRQLPFFPLLENLMRDVCDGAALLTVVNYYCPDLMKLEDICLKEVPSIADSLYNIHLLKEFANVYLNKSFYLTIEDMLYSPLVLKHNVMVFIAELFWWFETVKPEFVQPRDLQEFKDARAVAQPKSARPSVPISNATKRSFLSSPGSADNLSSPEVCNSKGGPTFSPSHPLLPLRQRQQKQQGEDGAGLRNRSNSLTQMDGPPRASVVAWPDKRQRPVSTLNPYMFHSVADSDADVASGDSVSLARSISKDSLASNVVTPKHQTSVHQSAQTATRRLNGHTLLGNVHMEDGEETLAAVARADSPGTPKRVDGTRATATAGPKPSTESKPAPDSFYLEPLMPSVIKTAKEKSVCLNKQEESGEGPHVSGRGSLRRGDGSTSAVRRKAPCGLNQTFPPPGELFDSSGEPPNDQGDFCPLVSSSVVPSSREPPEGFYLRLDSEEPKPAQCLDAELEDLDEEEEDLDEALTTKDPNWSRKAPNDEEEESAKLQEDMNVKEHEDKDLNGGSGRSSPCLSGHSQASGSVRMTSFAERKAQQQRFGSNHDLRSSASSSQRTTPDGSESSGPLASSWRLKRDQSPSSPSGGCIRDGGSNVLASEIVQLRMQLEEKRRAIEHQKKKMEVLSARQRQKLGKAAFLHIVKKGGGGKSDTLPNPLRADVSRGELGAERAPSSKDDTCVGALRGDKAATGAASPAALDTEKKEPSGSFHVEEELDLNECSRSIDLLNDAIGSIQQQMMQLSMQQDMLMKQNVQSPSGPAPSGPPAAPPVTADKNGEPKGKAGFHFVEHISGGGSVTPTRKPPRLSSGRGPRSKPSELKIAKEQGRQASRALTPTKSGAETLSHLKQSAGGRSPRAEQPGSPRNPPAGDAVDRPGAGHARSANFRLHDEANIRLPTRVDPKAAVSPDAFFDECLSSSPRGSDLNSSNASGKENVPSDELQRSRATLIEVDLSVLKAPEDGEDGEDSADGDGEQKSVMGFFFKDEQKAEDELAKKRAAFLLKQQKKAEEARLRKQQLESESEQKRDEVRRKAEEDRLRKEDEKTRRELIKQDYLRRKQQEMLEEQGLVKPKTPKPKQKHRPKSVFREESLGDNFSKSSPPTPDNLSNAQSGSNLSLASAATNEADSVNSGGGGSQRCDSVESFPGSRNNSRTAERDWDNGSTASSITSMAEYTGPKLFKEPSAKSNKPIIHNAISHCCLAGKVNEPQKNQILEELEKCESNHLMILFRDGGCQFRALYSYFPDTEEIHKLTGTGPRSISKKMIDKLYKYSSDRKQFTVIPAKTVSVSVDAVTIHNHLWQAKRGGVPKKSGK
- the camsap1b gene encoding calmodulin-regulated spectrin-associated protein 1-B isoform X1, translated to MEVDLCAGGASTRRKVDLAAAAEGPMDVVPLEMYDSARAKIAANLRWLFAKAYGIDHIPEDLRDPFYTDQYDQEHIKPPVIHLLLSCELYCRVCALILKTEQAASLQSHLSVIQSLSRKGIYVVESDDTPVTDEDLACAPIKMSAHMPMIDALMMAYTVEMISIEKVVASVKRFSTFSASKELPFDLEDAMVFWINKVNTKMRELTEREHKVKHHPLESPSHQKSPSKWYWKLVPPDVVHELAHCMLEPGELLEAVRYRREHTSGRQLPFFPLLENLMRDVCDGAALLTVVNYYCPDLMKLEDICLKEVPSIADSLYNIHLLKEFANVYLNKSFYLTIEDMLYSPLVLKHNVMVFIAELFWWFETVKPEFVQPRDLQEFKDARAVAQPKSARPSVPISNATKRSFLSSPGSADNLSSPEVCNRYFLHPEDSDPLKGGPTFSPSHPLLPLRQRQQKQQGEDGAGLRNRSNSLTQMDGPPRASVVAWPDKRQRPVSTLNPYMFHSVADSDADVASGDSVSLARSISKDSLASNVVTPKHQTSVHQSAQTATRRLNGHTLLGNVHMEDGEETLAAVARADSPGTPKRVDGTRATATAGPKPSTESKPAPDSFYLEPLMPSVIKTAKEKSVCLNKQEESGEGPHVSGRGSLRRGDGSTSAVRRKAPCGLNQTFPPPGELFDSSGEPPNDQGDFCPLVSSSVVPSSREPPEGFYLRLDSEEPKPAQCLDAELEDLDEEEEDLDEALTTKDPNWSRKAPNDEEEESAKLQEDMNVKEHEDKDLNGGSGRSSPCLSGHSQASGSVRMTSFAERKAQQQRFGSNHDLRSSASSSQRTTPDGSESSGPLASSWRLKRDQSPSSPSGGCIRDGGSNVLASEIVQLRMQLEEKRRAIEHQKKKMEVLSARQRQKLGKAAFLHIVKKGGGGKSDTLPNPLRADVSRGELGAERAPSSKDDTCVGALRGDKAATGAASPAALDTEKKEPSGSFHVEEELDLNECSRSIDLLNDAIGSIQQQMMQLSMQQDMLMKQNVQSPSGPAPSGPPAAPPVTADKNGEPKGKAGFHFVEHISGGGSVTPTRKPPRLSSGRGPRSKPSELKIAKEQGRQASRALTPTKSGAETLSHLKQSAGGRSPRAEQPGSPRNPPAGDAVDRPGAGHARSANFRLHDEANIRLPTRVDPKAAVSPDAFFDECLSSSPRGSDLNSSNASGKENVPSDELQRSRATLIEVDLSVLKAPEDGEDGEDSADGDGEQKSVMGFFFKDEQKAEDELAKKRAAFLLKQQKKAEEARLRKQQLESESEQKRDEVRRKAEEDRLRKEDEKTRRELIKQDYLRRKQQEMLEEQGLVKPKTPKPKQKHRPKSVFREESLGDNFSKSSPPTPDNLSNAQSGSNLSLASAATNEADSVNSGGGGSQRCDSVESFPGSRNNSRTAERDWDNGSTASSITSMAEYTGPKLFKEPSAKSNKPIIHNAISHCCLAGKVNEPQKNQILEELEKCESNHLMILFRDGGCQFRALYSYFPDTEEIHKLTGTGPRSISKKMIDKLYKYSSDRKQFTVIPAKTVSVSVDAVTIHNHLWQAKRGGVPKKSGK